The Pseudomonas moraviensis genome contains the following window.
GAACAAGGGCATCGCCAACACTGGCAACAGGCCCTGGCCTTCGCCAAACAGCGCGTTGAGCACGAACAGCGGCAACAGGGCCAACGCCAGGTATTGCCACCAGGCCACCGACAGCCGACGTCGCACCTGGCCGCGAGTCACGCGCGGTCGACCTCGCCCTGATGCTCGTTGCCCATCATGTGGTCGAGCTTGCTGGCCTTGGTGGCCAGGTAGAGTTTGTTGTGCGGATTGTGGCCGGTGTGCAGCGGCACGCGTTCGGCGACGACGATGCCCATGTCGGTCAGCGCTTTGACCTTGCGCGGGTTGTTGGTCATCAAACGCAGGGATTTCACGCCCAAATGCTCGAGCATCGGCAGACACATGGCGTAATCACGCTGATCGGCGGCAAAGCCCAGACGCTCGTTGGCTTCCACGGTGTCGGCGCCGCCGTCCTGCAACTCGTAGGCGCGAATCTTGTTCAGCAGCCCGATGCCGCGGCCTTCCTGACGCAGATACAGCAGCACGCCACGGCCTTCGCGGGCGATCGCCTGCAACGCGGCTTCCAGTTGCGAGCCGCAGTCGCAGCGCTGGCTGAACAAGGCATCGCCGGTCAGGCATTCGGAGTGCAGGCGGCCAAGTACCGGGGCGCCATCGGCAAATTCACCGAGGCTCAGCACGACGTGCTCACGCCCGGTGCTCTCATCGAGAAAGCCGTGCATGGTGAATTGCGCAAAAGGCGTTGGCAGCTTGGAAGCGGCGACGAAGACGACAGGCACCGATGTGCTCCTGATCTAGAAGACTGAAAATTCGCAGGCCGGCATTGTAACAGCAGGTTCCTGTGGACGCTTAGGCTGAATTATCGGGCATAACCATCAAAAAGTTTGATGACAGACTGCCCTGCATCGGTTCCTTGTAGGAGTGAGCCTGCTCGCGATAGCGGTTGATCAGACGACATCATTGCTGAATGTCAGTCCGCTATCGCGAGCAGGCTCACTCCTACAGGGGGTTTGTGTTGGGCTTCAGTTCGGGTTGAACGGATATGGCTGCTGCCACTTCGCGAAGATCGCCTTCAACTCTCCGCTCTTCACCAGCTCCGCCATGCGCCGGTCATACAGCGCCATCAACGTCCGGGCCTGTGGGGTATCGGCGAAACCGAGAAACAGCGGCAATTCAGCCAGATGCGAATAACGGTACTGCGCCGGATCCGCCGCATCGC
Protein-coding sequences here:
- the ribA gene encoding GTP cyclohydrolase II; protein product: MPVVFVAASKLPTPFAQFTMHGFLDESTGREHVVLSLGEFADGAPVLGRLHSECLTGDALFSQRCDCGSQLEAALQAIAREGRGVLLYLRQEGRGIGLLNKIRAYELQDGGADTVEANERLGFAADQRDYAMCLPMLEHLGVKSLRLMTNNPRKVKALTDMGIVVAERVPLHTGHNPHNKLYLATKASKLDHMMGNEHQGEVDRA